ATTGACACTTATTGTAACAATTTCAGAATTTTTGAGTACTACAATTTCTGTAGGTATTTTATATATATTTTCTTCTTTATCATCGGTAAACTTTCTTCTACTTGCGCCTCTTATTAGGATTGTGTCCAATAAGCCGTCTTTAGTAAGATAAAAAGAATGTATAATCCCTGAATAAATATAACAATTGCCTAGATCTGTTTTTACAACTGCATTTATTACACAGGTGTCAATTTTATTTCTATGAATGAAATTTTTAAAATCAGACAGAGAATCACTAATCTTTTGTTTAGGAGTTCTATTCAGGCTTTGTCTTCTAAGCTTCTCAGCCAGAATTTTGTCTTTTCTTTTATCAGCTCTTATTTTCTTTTCGCTCGGGTTAATGTGCTCTTTAAAAAAAATTGTTTCTCCCCTTAAAATATAATACCATTCATTCGAAAATCTAAAGCTTCTGAAATAATGGTCGAGACATACAAACCTTATGATCTTCCTGCAAAGAAATCCAAATAATCCCCCAATGATTATTAAAATAAAATTATAGGCAAGAATTGGTCCGAGGACTTTTTCAATATCGCCAAATTCTTCAATTGCATTTGTTCCACTAAATAATATTTCGCCTAAACCGGAAAAGTTGATATTAAAACCAAAAGCATGAAATTCATTTACAACAAATGCCCCTACTAATTGAATAATTAGCCCAGGAATTAAAGCCCATATAAATTCGTCAAATGAAGAAGATTTTGAAAACTTTTTTGTGAGAGGTCCGAAAATGAAAGCATTTCTAAATGCTATACCAGGAATGACGAGCAGGAATAGAAGTAGAGTACCTAACGCTATGCTCATTCATTAAAATTGAATTATCGAGTAACCAATTGGGGCGTTTCTGAGTTTTCTTTTTTTCTATTATCGACAATATCTAATCTCCCTGTATCTCTATAACGAACAAATTTAAAGTAATTTTTTTCAGAATCTGGTGCCATAGCGTAATCCATGAACTTAGACATTAAAGTCTTATCATTCATTATTTCTTTCATTCTGTTGCTATTGTTTCCTTCCATATAGTAACTCATTTAGATACTCCAAAGTTAAAACGAATATTTAGATATTTATACACAATTTAAATTCAAATTCAAACTGAGCTTTTTTTATAATAAAATCTCTATTATTAACCTATATTTTATTGATTTATTATCCAAAATAGCAAAAAAACCGAAAAATTTATAATAAAATCGATCAATTTTTATTTATTCTAATTGTTAGGCTATCTCCAAAAAGTCGCAAATCCTGACACAAATTCTTATTTGTAATGGTATTCATCGATTTTACAAGTTCATAAAATTGAGGGTATAAGGGAGCAAAGTCGGTAATTTGGCGGTCAAAATAATATTGTTTATATGCAGGTAGTAAATATCGAGGAGAACAATTAGCTTCTTTTTTTAAAGCTTCTTCATAAACTTTTTTACTCAAAAGAAAGTTAATAAAGGTTATTGCATTTCTTAATTTTTGACCAGACAAGTTTTTATTAATTGAGAGCCCATCCATCCAGCCTAGATAATCATCCGATTTATCTGATAAGGGGAATCTCATTACTGATATTTGATCTGCTTGTAGACAATTTTCTCCTTCATAGCAACCATTATTTATTTCGTCTAGGATGTTATATAAAGATTCTGAATGACCTACAAATATTCTTCCATTTCCTTTGGCAAACTGTCTTGGATAAAAAGCTTCCTTGTAATCATGAAAGTCTTTTCTTCTACCCCAATCTTTATAGGTTAAGGATTTTATTTTATTTAAAATTTTTTCAACTTCATAATCAAAGATTGAAAAATCCAAAGTTCCTGATGAATTTGCTCTATTAAAATTCTTGCAATAATTTACTTCAGCGTATAATTCTCCAAGAGTAGACTTGCCATACAAATCTATTAACAAGGATTTATTAAGGGATGAAATTTTGCCTAAGTCTTTTTTAATGTCGTCCAAATTTTTTGAATCTTTTATTTTATCTCCTTTTTTATAAAATAAAAAATTAGAACATAACCAATGGGGAACACAATAAAGGCTTTCTTCTTGAATGCCTACATTATCAGGTTCTAACCAATTACTTGTATCAATTGAATAAGTTTTAGGAAAAGGTTGGATCAAGTTTCTATCAATAAAATCTTGAAGAAGTACACAATCGAGTTCATAAATGTCTGCTGTATCATCTTTAATAATTCCATTAGCGCTATCATAATAATTGTCAGATTTTACTATAATTAGATTAATATTCGGGTTTTGCTTTTTAAAATCAGATTCTAATTCAGCATAGAATTTATCTGCATTTGGAATAAATGGATAAGCATGAAAGACTATTGTATTTTG
The Ferruginibacter albus DNA segment above includes these coding regions:
- a CDS encoding type 2 periplasmic-binding domain-containing protein produces the protein MKQLIIFFGLITLLSCKRTNQNTIVFHAYPFIPNADKFYAELESDFKKQNPNINLIIVKSDNYYDSANGIIKDDTADIYELDCVLLQDFIDRNLIQPFPKTYSIDTSNWLEPDNVGIQEESLYCVPHWLCSNFLFYKKGDKIKDSKNLDDIKKDLGKISSLNKSLLIDLYGKSTLGELYAEVNYCKNFNRANSSGTLDFSIFDYEVEKILNKIKSLTYKDWGRRKDFHDYKEAFYPRQFAKGNGRIFVGHSESLYNILDEINNGCYEGENCLQADQISVMRFPLSDKSDDYLGWMDGLSINKNLSGQKLRNAITFINFLLSKKVYEEALKKEANCSPRYLLPAYKQYYFDRQITDFAPLYPQFYELVKSMNTITNKNLCQDLRLFGDSLTIRINKN